Proteins encoded in a region of the Streptomyces sp. NBC_01298 genome:
- a CDS encoding potassium channel family protein encodes MRVAIAGAGAVGRSIAGELLENGHEVLLVDKAPTAISVERVPQAEWLLADACEITSLDEAALQRCNVVIAATGDDKVNLVVSLLAKTEYGVPRVVARVNNPKNEWLFNESWGVDVAVSTPRLMSALVEEAVSVGDLVRLLRFSHGDANLVELTLPADSQVAGKQISEITWPEDTSLVTIIRGNRVLTPHGEETLEPGDELLFVAAQAREEQLEDLLQAAD; translated from the coding sequence ATGAGGGTCGCGATCGCCGGAGCCGGCGCGGTGGGCCGTTCCATCGCGGGCGAGCTCCTGGAGAACGGCCACGAGGTGCTCCTCGTGGACAAGGCCCCGACCGCCATCTCGGTGGAGCGGGTGCCGCAGGCCGAGTGGCTGCTGGCCGACGCCTGCGAGATCACCTCGCTCGACGAGGCGGCGCTCCAGCGCTGCAACGTGGTCATCGCCGCGACCGGCGACGACAAGGTCAACCTGGTCGTCTCCCTCCTCGCCAAGACCGAGTACGGGGTGCCCCGGGTCGTGGCGCGGGTGAACAACCCGAAGAACGAGTGGCTCTTCAACGAGTCCTGGGGCGTCGACGTCGCCGTTTCCACGCCGCGCCTGATGTCGGCGCTGGTCGAGGAAGCCGTCAGCGTCGGCGACCTGGTCCGGCTGCTGCGCTTCAGCCACGGCGACGCGAACCTCGTCGAGCTGACCCTGCCCGCCGACTCCCAGGTCGCGGGCAAGCAGATCAGCGAGATCACCTGGCCCGAGGACACCTCGCTGGTCACGATCATCCGGGGCAACCGGGTGCTCACGCCGCACGGCGAGGAGACCCTGGAGCCGGGCGACGAGCTCCTCTTCGTGGCCGCCCAGGCCCGCGAGGAGCAGCTGGAGGACCTCCTCCAGGCCGCGGACTGA
- a CDS encoding potassium channel family protein, with the protein MHIVIMGCGRVGSALAQTLEQQGHTVAVIDQDPTAFRRLGAGFGGRRVTGVGFDQDTLREAGIEDAGAFAAVSSGDNSNIIAARVAREMFGVENVAARIYDPKRAEVYQRLGIPTVATVRWTADQMLRRLLPSGAEPLWRDPSGGVQLAEVHTSTAWIGQKVSRLQEETGVRVAFLTRLGEAMLPTSATVLQEGDLVHVMMRTDEIDKVEAAFAEGPEEAHA; encoded by the coding sequence GTGCACATCGTCATTATGGGCTGCGGAAGAGTGGGCTCCGCCCTCGCGCAGACCCTGGAACAGCAGGGGCATACGGTCGCGGTCATCGACCAGGACCCCACCGCATTCCGCCGGCTGGGAGCCGGATTCGGCGGCCGTCGCGTCACCGGGGTCGGCTTCGACCAGGACACGCTGCGCGAGGCCGGCATCGAGGACGCGGGCGCCTTCGCCGCGGTCAGCAGTGGTGACAATTCCAACATCATCGCCGCCCGGGTGGCCCGTGAGATGTTCGGCGTCGAGAACGTCGCCGCCCGCATCTACGACCCCAAGCGCGCCGAGGTCTACCAGCGCCTGGGCATCCCCACCGTCGCCACCGTCCGCTGGACGGCCGACCAGATGCTCCGCCGGCTGCTGCCGTCGGGCGCCGAGCCGCTGTGGCGGGACCCGAGCGGCGGTGTCCAGCTCGCGGAGGTGCACACCTCCACCGCTTGGATCGGCCAGAAGGTCAGCCGGCTTCAGGAGGAGACCGGCGTCCGCGTCGCCTTCCTCACCCGGCTGGGCGAGGCCATGCTGCCGACATCGGCGACCGTCCTCCAGGAGGGCGACCTCGTCCACGTGATGATGCGGACGGACGAGATCGACAAGGTGGAGGCAGCCTTCGCCGAGGGTCCTGAGGAGGCACACGCATGA
- a CDS encoding APC family permease: protein MSKLTDVPKRILIGRALRSDRLGETLLPKRIALPVFASDPLSSVAYAPGEVLLVLSIAGVSAYHFSPWIAVAVVVLMFTVVASYRQNVHAYPSGGGDYEVANTNLGPKAGLTVASALLVDYVLTVAVSISSGVENLGSAVDFVIEHKVLSAMIMIVLLTLMNLRGMKESGKLFAIPTYVFVGAVFVMIGWGAWRGIVMGDTMEAPTAGLEIKPEHQGLAGFALVFLLLRAFSSGCAALTGVEAISNGVPAFRKPKSKNAATTLALMGLLAVTMFCGIIGLAMATDVKMAENPAVDLLENGTPVGAGFVQHPVISQVAEAVFGNGSFLFIVLAAATALVLFLAANTAYNGFPLLGSILAQDRYLPRQLHTRGDRLAFSNGIVLLAGAAMLLVWIYDADSTKLIQLYIVGVFVSFTLSQIGMVRHWNRHLRAERDPAARRRMHRSRAINTFGAFFTGMVLVVVLATKFTHGAWVALLGMVIFYGTMSAIRKHYDRVAEEISAAEGPSDDSVRPSRVHSIVLVSKVHKPTLRALAFAKLTRSDRLEALSISVDPVETKALREEWERRGINVPLKILDSPYREITRPVVEYVKGLRSENPRDAVSVYIPEYVVGRWYEHLLHNQSALRLKGRLLFTPGVMVTSVPYQLESSELAKKRAKKRAEWNAPGAVRRGPVDTPRARPKDPAGK, encoded by the coding sequence GTGTCCAAACTGACCGACGTGCCCAAACGGATCCTGATCGGCCGGGCGCTACGCAGCGACCGCCTCGGGGAAACCCTCCTTCCCAAGCGGATCGCCCTCCCCGTGTTCGCGTCCGACCCGCTCTCCTCGGTGGCATATGCCCCCGGCGAGGTTCTGCTGGTCCTGTCGATCGCGGGCGTGTCGGCGTACCACTTCAGCCCATGGATCGCGGTCGCGGTCGTCGTGCTGATGTTCACCGTGGTCGCCTCCTACCGGCAGAACGTCCACGCCTACCCCAGCGGCGGCGGTGACTACGAGGTCGCCAACACCAACCTCGGGCCCAAGGCCGGTCTCACCGTCGCGAGCGCCCTGCTCGTCGACTACGTCCTCACGGTCGCCGTGTCGATCTCCTCGGGGGTCGAGAATCTCGGCTCCGCCGTCGATTTCGTCATCGAGCACAAAGTGCTCTCCGCGATGATCATGATTGTGCTGCTCACGCTGATGAATCTGCGGGGCATGAAGGAATCCGGGAAGCTCTTCGCCATCCCGACCTATGTTTTCGTGGGCGCCGTTTTCGTCATGATCGGGTGGGGTGCCTGGCGCGGCATCGTCATGGGCGACACCATGGAGGCCCCCACGGCCGGCCTGGAGATCAAACCCGAACACCAGGGACTGGCCGGATTCGCCCTGGTCTTCCTGTTGCTGCGGGCCTTCTCCTCCGGCTGCGCCGCCCTCACCGGCGTCGAGGCCATCAGCAACGGCGTACCCGCCTTCCGCAAGCCCAAGAGCAAGAACGCGGCCACCACCCTCGCCCTCATGGGCCTGCTGGCCGTCACCATGTTCTGCGGGATCATCGGCCTGGCCATGGCGACCGACGTCAAGATGGCCGAGAACCCGGCCGTCGACCTGCTCGAGAACGGCACGCCGGTCGGCGCCGGCTTCGTCCAGCACCCGGTCATCTCCCAGGTCGCCGAGGCCGTCTTCGGCAACGGCAGCTTCCTGTTCATCGTGCTCGCCGCGGCCACCGCGCTGGTCCTGTTCCTCGCCGCGAACACCGCGTACAACGGCTTCCCGCTGCTCGGCTCGATCCTCGCCCAGGACCGCTACCTGCCGCGCCAGCTGCACACCCGCGGCGACCGCCTCGCCTTCTCCAACGGCATCGTGCTCCTTGCGGGCGCCGCGATGCTGCTGGTGTGGATCTACGACGCGGACTCGACGAAGCTGATCCAGCTCTACATCGTCGGCGTCTTCGTCTCCTTCACGCTGAGCCAGATCGGCATGGTCCGGCACTGGAACCGCCACCTGCGCGCCGAGCGCGACCCGGCCGCGCGCCGCCGGATGCACCGGTCCCGGGCGATCAACACCTTCGGCGCCTTCTTCACCGGCATGGTGCTGGTGGTCGTCCTGGCCACCAAGTTCACCCACGGCGCCTGGGTCGCCCTGCTCGGCATGGTCATCTTCTACGGAACGATGTCCGCGATCCGCAAGCACTACGACCGGGTCGCCGAGGAGATCTCCGCCGCCGAGGGCCCGAGCGACGACAGCGTGCGCCCCTCGCGGGTCCACTCCATCGTCCTGGTCTCCAAGGTCCACAAGCCCACCCTGCGGGCCCTGGCCTTCGCCAAGCTGACCCGCTCGGACCGGCTGGAGGCGCTCAGCATCAGCGTCGACCCGGTCGAGACCAAGGCCCTGCGCGAGGAGTGGGAGCGGCGCGGCATCAACGTTCCGCTCAAGATCCTCGACTCCCCGTACCGCGAGATCACCCGCCCGGTCGTGGAGTACGTGAAGGGCCTGCGCAGCGAGAACCCGCGCGACGCCGTCAGCGTGTACATCCCCGAGTACGTGGTCGGACGCTGGTACGAGCACCTGCTGCACAACCAGAGCGCGCTGCGCCTCAAGGGCCGACTGCTCTTCACCCCCGGTGTGATGGTCACCTCGGTGCCCTACCAGCTGGAGTCCTCGGAGCTGGCGAAGAAGCGGGCGAAGAAGCGCGCGGAGTGGAACGCCCCGGGCGCGGTGCGCCGCGGGCCGGTCGACACCCCGCGCGCGCGTCCGAAGGACCCGGCGGGCAAGTAG